TCTGCTTATTGGCAATCAACTATGAATGAAGAAGCAAAATCAGTTTCCAAGAACGACTTAAAACTTGATGGAAAAACCACTCTATTCCAAGGAGAACCTTTTAGTGGTGTTTGTATTGACTACTATCCGAACAAAAAGAAAGAGGCTGAGACACACTACAAGGATGGAAAATTAGATGGTCTTCGGACTTTTTGGTATGAAAAAGGACAGAAAAACTTTGAGGGACTTTATAAAGGTGGAAAACTAGATGGCCTACGAACTGATTGGTATGCAAACGGACAGAAAGAATATGAAGGCCATTACAAAGACGGGATGCCAGATGGTCTTTGGTCTTATTGGCATAGGAATGGGCAGAAAGAGTTGGAAGGATATTGCAAAGATGGAAAAAAAGAAGGACTGGTGACTGAATGGTCTAGAAAAGGAGAAAAAATATATGAAGGACATTACAAAGATGGCATCGAGCAATAGTTTCTTACTCTCTTCCCAAGTCTTTCCCCGAACAACCTCCATAAAAAACCAATAAAAAGCATTTTCCCGCTTGACAAAAAAGATACCAACATTAATTCAATGCGTTTGAAAAAATAAATTTGGCCAACGAACA
The Nitrospinota bacterium DNA segment above includes these coding regions:
- a CDS encoding toxin-antitoxin system YwqK family antitoxin, coding for MNEEAKSVSKNDLKLDGKTTLFQGEPFSGVCIDYYPNKKKEAETHYKDGKLDGLRTFWYEKGQKNFEGLYKGGKLDGLRTDWYANGQKEYEGHYKDGMPDGLWSYWHRNGQKELEGYCKDGKKEGLVTEWSRKGEKIYEGHYKDGIEQ